The sequence below is a genomic window from Lolium perenne isolate Kyuss_39 chromosome 4, Kyuss_2.0, whole genome shotgun sequence.
aattccgtagccgccgccatcgcgaagacaagtttcgggggatagaatctctgttccggcacgccgcctggatggggaattgcccccggaatcatctccatcgacaccaccgccatcttcatcgccgttgctgacttccatgatgaggagggagtagttctccctcgaggctgagtgctctaccggtagctatgtggttcatctctctctcccatggtgtgatctttatgtgatcatgagctttgtataactattaatctatgtgctactctagtgatgttattaaagtagtatattcctcctccatgatgtaaagttgacagtgtgtgcatcatgtagtacttggcgtaggttatgattgtaatctcttgtagattatgaagttaactattactatgatagtattaatgtgatctattccccctttcatagctattggtgacagtgtgtatgctatgttagtactcggtctaaattgcaacgatctattatgcactctagaggttactttaatatgaactccagacgttgtggagcttgtttactccggcttgaggtgtgcttttgtagccctacacaatgaatggtgtttgttatccaacaagagagtgtttaagagtagcatttatttattcagttatgtgatcattgttgagaatgtccactagtgaaagtatgatccctaggccttgtttctaagcaatgaaacaccgtttccaacaagttctgttacatgttcgcttgctgccatttttatttcagattgcaattactacttacaatcatccatattacttgtatttcactatctcttcgccgaactagtgcacctatatatctgacaagtgtattaggtgtgttggggacacaagagacttcttgtatcttaattgcagggttgcttgagagggatatctttgacctctacctccctgagttcgataaaccttgggtgattcatttaagggaaacttgctgctgttctacaaacctctgctcttggaggcccaacactgtctacaggaatagaagcatgcgtagacatcaagcactcgggacggtggtacgtgatttacccagcttcggaacacctgctcaaaGACAGAGCCtattgctgcttgtctggaattatctgggccctttcgcgttgttacaataagttgtggttgtgcctctagtacTCCCGGGATCCGACTTATAAAGGCGCATGGATCtaaggtttacatggagagtcctagccggaatacaagtttcctaactatggtacaatatcttgccgtgtacgtcaaggatccaccttccaTTAAGGCCGTACTGGATCcgaatacttcatgggccttcacggatccggcattCTTCGtaagtcggttgggatccggcttcctgttcctgggctggacttcatccttcaagatctacagcaactgggccgcccgatgggccacatgccacatcaccatctatgggccacccgggcttgccggatctagtccatgccgttgatatacccataaagtatacccacgacATCGGCTCTTCCTGAAAAAATCAGGATGTGATCCCCTTGTTCCATTAATCATGCCCCCGATTGTGTTTGCCTTGGCTGCATTGCTCTCTTTTCTACTCCTCCGCGTCGCCGGTGCGCTGACATAGCCCTACCACAGGAGGATGAGGAGCTTGTGGCCGCTGTCGTCACCGGGAAGATTTCTTCCAACTTGCTCGACAACAAGCGAGGTGACTGTCGGTGTGCGGCAAGGCTACGTCGCGAGGCCATGTGGAGGATCATCGGGAGACAGATCGAGGGACTACATGTCCATCCTCGGGGAGATCAATCCCTATGTCTTACGTTTGTGGCGTCAATCATGTCAATACTTCAGAGTTCTGATAGCTGCATCTTGGAGTGTTTGGCTATTTGAGCAGCGCACTAACAAAGCTACAGACCACACACTACCTTGATTGTCGGTATGGCTCATTTTATTGCTTCATTCTGATTTCCTTCATGGCAATATCTTAGTGTGATGGTCACAATTCTTATACTACCTCCGGAACATGCACCTGGCAGTGTTTGGCGTGAAATTAAACACCATCGGAAGGAGTACATGCTAATAAAATGCTCTAGCTCTTCTTCGTTTTGTTTGGCCTTCCCTCCTTTGCCTGCATCATGTTTagatgcctgcaaggtgtttgctgAAATACTTTATCTCTTGTTCTCTGAAATGCTTTAGGTATTGTTCTTTGAAGCAAGGTGTCAAGTTGCCCGCAAGGACACAAGGGAAACATCAGAACATTAGATGTCCAAGTATGGTCTACTTTCAACTTATAATCACAATGAAATCATCCGGCACTTGACCCACTTAACATTGCAATCTCTTCTTAACCAGTGGATGATTGCAGGGCATGGCATCGTGCACTTGGAGATGCTGGGCATGAAGAAGAGCTTTGCCACTCTGGATCAACCTCGCCACCAAgaactttttattttatttttggcatCCTTCATTCTCAAAGTATATCATTTTAAGCACTTCTATCGTTTACTGAAAATCTGCTGCGATAAGTCCTAATTTTTATCTATGTTAATGTTGTCATGTGTAGAAAGGACAGAGAGGGGATGAAGACAACAGATGAGCGAAAAGGAAATGACAGGGAAAATAAACAGGGAATAATTTTTCTTTGTGTATCTCAAACTTAAAGGGGCAGAGAATTATTCAAAAGGTGATATGTTTTATGTTTCATTTAATATCAGCTGCATTGGTTCTGAAAAAGGAGACCAAACAAATACTTCGTGTTGGAGCACTCCGGTTCGTGCAGTCAGTTGTGCCTGTGTCTTCTCTGTAGGCGGTGATGCAAGTGGGAGGTGATGTATGCTCACACGGACGCGGACAGCATGCAGCTGATTAGTTGGCATTCAAGTTCCTACACGAAGTGCAAGTTTGCATACTTCCCTTACTAAAATCCTGAACATGTAGTAGTAGTTAGCTTTCTGTCTTTTGCAAAGGGAGTTTAGAAAATGGATGCAATGTGCAAGCGATGATTTCTCTATTGCGTGAGTCATATCCAAGGCAATGCACTCACAAGTTTATCTCGAAAGTACAGTTTACCAATTTCATGTTTACAATAATTCATGATTTTTTAAATTTAGCTCAAATAAGCATTTGATTAATATTTATACCGGTGTATTCATAATGCTTTTCATTTGCTGCAGTCCTAAAATGATAAAAATATCAACGGTTTTAAAGGAGACTGACAGATTCGAAGGTGAGAAGTGAGAACTGCTGCAATATTGTCATTAGCAACGAATATTTTAATATGTCTTCGTGTACTTGTCTTGCATAGTTCTCATGCTTTTGAGCACCCCATGTCCCTCCCTCTCACTACTGCTGCACTAAGTCGATGCTGGTCAAGACGTACATCTAGGTACTATGTACAATACAATTTCTTGGATTCCCTTAAGAATGACTTATATTTCTTACAATAGCACAAGATATAGAAAAGGCCTTTTTGTGTGGAGTTCCTATCTTATGTGGGTTAAACGTTGATTTACAAAACAAAATAGTGGTCAGTGTACTCATGCTATTATTATCAAATGATGAGTATTTTTATTTGAGCACTATTCTCTGCTAGATATCGCTGTACAGTTTGTTATTTACCATGGTTCAAAATTCTCTTGGAGCATACAAGGAGGAGTTCATCGTAGATGATAAAATTTGATTATCTGGTTGCAGACTAGAGTAGGATGTAATTGCAGTCCTTGGTAGACAAGAGGAGAAAAACCTGGCCACATTCGACCTCTGTGTCACACCTTAGAAGGGACAGATTGAGATGCTTAAGGAGAAACTAGGATTTTACGTAGTTAAGCTCCATTTTAGTATGCCGAGGATATTTGATCAGCTATATATTTTCTTGTTGAAATGCAGCTTTGTGAACTTCTTCAAGGTAAATTTTGATTAGATTTTACATCTCTTTATTAAGATGTTTGAATTCAGTATGTATTCTTATAAATTTGTAAGGTATGTTTTTTGACTTAATGCAACATTTAGATATCTTACTTGGTGTACAAGACCAAAACATATATTTATTGATGAATCATTTGGTTAAGTTGATGGGTTACCCTGAGATTACCTATATTAGTATAGGTCTTCAAAAGCATTTGCAGATGCGAATAAACCATATTTAGTTATGCAAGCTATATTTTTTAACTAGGAGAATCACAGCGGTTTTGTGTTGGCTATTATTGCAAGAAGGTGATTTTAGAATTAAATTTAGGTGCCTTTGGAGAGAAGTGATTGTACTAGATGATCTGCCTTAAGATATTATTTTTCCCAGAAATGAAGAAGTTCAGTGCATGAAATCTTCATTGTTACCAGGTGATGATTCAGCTACGATTAAGTTGGGATACGAATTGCTAGATGACTTGATATTaacatactccctccgatcctaaATATAATCCGTATAATTTTTGGCACGAATATTGGAGAACGCACTTGGAGGTAAAGCTAGAGCAGATTTGGGCAAGATTACTCCTAACTAATTGACGTGAGAAAATAGAGGAGTTCACATAAGGTAAGTAAACATAAAAATGTTCTAAAAGAAATCTCCATACAAGTAATACAAAGCGATATATCTtatatttttgattttttctcaaaaaactatatgGATTATATCAAGGCACAAAGGGAGTATTATTCTTCTATTATAACTGAAACATAGGTTGCCGTACACTCAACCATCGGACATGAGCTCAGCTCGCCATCTCTCGCCTCCATCCTCCCATCCTGTGTCCAGATATGGCACTCCTCCATCCCTTTGATTGGAAATATGACAGTGTGGGTGGTGGTGGGATTAAGAGATCTCATGTGATTCTCAAGAGTGATTTATGCTGACCGACAATGGCAGCAGATGATTGAGGCAAAGATAATGCACATGCAGACCATTAAGGATGTTGTTAATCTTCTCTAAAAGATTGTAAATGTTCTTTTGGGACTGACTTGTTTTGTATGCATAGTCTATAAAAGATTGTTGACAAGAATTTTAGTGAAAATCTTGCTACAATTTACTCCCTTATGTTTTACTTACCCACCGCAACTATACGGTAACACTTGGCAGAAATTCTTTATGGTTGAAACTACACGAGTGCATGTGATAGAGCATGAATAAGCTAATGatcacaaaatgttgttttagtGTTTAAACTGCACTCCCAATTTCCATTACATACTGGACAATTTAGCGACATATTTCCCTAATAATATTGACTATTCACTGTGTGAATTGAGTGTTTGCTTTTCACAATTTAGTGTATTTTAAATGAGATGATACATGACTAAATAATTTATTACTATTTCATAGGTGATGGTCAACAACGGAGATATAATAACTTTCAGGAGGAAATACAATCAGCCTATCTTGTTGTTCGTACTTTCAGTTGGCTTTGTGCAAGAATTGTTTCGTATTCTGTACCCTTTGTACAATCTGGCATATAAATTATTCTGCAAGAAAATATGTATTATGAAAGATAAAGAGTATGACTTTCAGAGTTGCAGTTCGAGTAACTGAAACTGGATGCTCTTGTGAACTATCTTGTCATTTAAAATTGTTAATTAAGATGTTATATTTGTTGGCTTATGCTTCACATCACCATGAATATTGACATGCCTTATGTTTACATCTGCATTGGATAAAATTAAAAATCTGTAGCAACGCACGAGCATTTAACTAGTAAAAaagtaaagaaaagaaaaagaaaaagaaaaaagacaaaAAGGCAAAAAGGCAAAAAGCAAAAGCAAAAGGAAAAAAGCCTGAAAATGGCATGTTGTAGGCGTCGACCTGGTTGGCATATACTCGATGTGCAAGTGCGTAATTTCGAATCACCCTCCCTCTCATTTGTCCCTGGCTGAAGTGCTATGTGCTGCCACCGGCTGTCATCCACCACCCCCACCCTTCCCCAGCCACCACCTCCGCTAGTCCGCCACCTTCCCGACCTCCCTTTGAAGTTCCCTCTTCTCCATCTCCGACAACGTCAATAGGTTACCTGAGTAATAAACATTTCTATACTTTACTAATGACAATGATAAGTTAGTTAACAAAGTTTGAAAACTAAAGAAGGCTTGGGTGATCAAATTCAATAGATTTTAATTTTGAAGACAGCCAAATACACGAAATATCTGTGCACGACGAACACTACCATCAAGACCGCTGTATGAGTGAGTATATACTTAATCATGCGCTTGTACGTGTTTAGTACGAGGATGGTGCCGGCGCCTGAGCCGGCGATGGCGTAGCACCCCTGGTGGTACCAACACGCTTGACAAGCGCAGAGACTACACCCATTATCTTCTCCAGGTCGCAGTCTTTGGAGAGCAGGTCCTTCTTCTTGGACGCACCATCCCGCCGGCACTCGTCGCAGTTCCACACCACCAAGTCGCTCTCCGTCCTGGCGATGAAGCTCCGCACCTGGGCGAGGTTGACGGTTTTGCGGCCGAGCCGCGCGGCCGCGTCCTCCATGTCCGCCGCGCACTTGTCCATGCACCACCACGCGCCGTCCTTGATGCCTTTCTCCTCGTCGCGCGCGAGGACGGCCGCCGCGGCGGTGGTCTTGGCGGCGGCGCGGACCGCGATCTCTGCCAGCGCGGGCGCGTCGGCGGACTTGCTCTTCGGGCCTGCCGAGAGGACGGTCACGCAGTAGTCCGGGTACGGCGTGTCGGCGCACGCCGTCTTGACGTCGGCGGAGACGAGGGAGGCCGCGCGAAAGAGGAGGACgagggagatggagagagataggaggGCGTGGGTGCTGCGGCAAAGCGTCGCCATGGTCGGTCCTCAAGTTGAATGCGAGGTTTGCGTGGAGGTATACCCCATATATGGCGCCATGCCCGCTACGTGTGGTCGGGCCGCTGCCTCCGTCGGCGAACGGCCGCGCTGCACGCATGCGCTGGCCAGCCGCACACGCGCACCACCTGTTCGACCTATTTATCCGAGACAGAAATCCAGTGCTAAATTTATTTCAGTCATTTACAGCATCACACATCTGTTCCCATTTTTCGTACGTGGCCTGTACAGCAATAACTCTGACTATCATTCTACCAATCTCCTTGTATTTTCAGGTTAGTCCAATGGGACGTCCTCGTTGGTGTCGCTGAGAGGCGCATCATCATCCTCCGCAAGCCTGTCGATGAGCATCTCCATCGTCTCGACGTACCTCGGCATGTAGTGGTCCCTTATCATAGATCCCGCGAGCCGGATCTTGCCGTACATGCCGCGAGGTGTCTCGTAAAGGGCAACACCTGCATTCTGACCGCCTTGCTCTTCTGGCAATGCAACCATGTGCATGATCCGTCCTGGAGGGTATAACTGACGATGGGAAGGCGCTTGAGACGCGTCCGGCGCCGATTGCAGGGCTTCCATGAGCTGCTCCGTCTCTtctcgggctgttccttcctccgtGTCGGGTGCTTCAAGAGTTTGCTTCCCTGCAGCAACATATGGCCAGCAGGACAGTGCAGAGTGTTTCTTCACTATGTACCGCGTGTCTTCTGACTCAGActggaatggtaggacaaatgtgaaGGCACAATTTTTTTGAGAAATCTGGGTTTGAAAGAAAAACATTTTCGTGTACCTTGGCAATGTAAGACTCGACATCTGCAACCTTAGAACTTGGATTGTGTACAAATGAAACGTAGGATCGCATGAAATTCACTGAGTGATTTACAAAACTCAGGATTCTTTTCTGCTGAATATGTTCCTGGAGATCAGGTGCCCACGATGATGCCATAACCTGCACAGATTTCATACGAAATGAAACATATCAGGCTTCTTCTTGTTTTTTTTGGAAGAAAGGCACAATGGCCCGGCTTTGATTGAAAGCCCCAAACAAATGAGGCTTCCGTGCACAAAAATTGTGTTTGCAGTAGAAACAACTTCTTCACTTCTGATAACCAGGTAATTGTTCTACACCATGAGAAATCGAGACAACAGTTCATTGCCCATTAGCTACCGAAAGAAAACAAGATTTTGTAAATTTCATTCATGCCGGCATCACTGCATCAAACTAGGTGGACATGGGGATACCTCTGCGCGAAGACTGGAAGCTGAGACCTTGCCAAAAGATGGCACCAGGTCGTTTTTGTTGACAACAGTGGTAACAAAGTCTTTGCTCGACTCAGCCAAGTCCCAGGTCATACAAGCAGCTGGACAGTAATAGTTTGATACGTTAGTGTGTTATATACATCTGTGACCAAATATTACATCTGTGTTATACATCTAAGACTAAATATTACTTcttttaataaaaggccgtgtgcatcatcatgatgcagaagccggggttgcacttcccatttcgaaaaaaaaaacattTGTGACCAAATATTCCTAAGCAATTGCAACGAGATAAAAGGGACTATGAAATTGTCCAAGATATTAGTTGCTCTGTTTCAGACTAGTTGTTGGGCATGCTTGCGCTTTTAGTTTCTTGTTTCATATTTGTGCCGTACATGATTCCAAAATGATTCCACACAGACGTTTCTTAAAATGTATGACTGTCTTCTTAACCGTTCTACAAGTGGTGTTGCATTATTAGTACGGAATTGCTAATCAAGATGCAGTTTTTTCTTTTCTTGGTACTCATATGTTTAATGGTTAGGTTTCAGTCGGTTGTGGAATGCAATATAGTAGGTACCTGGTCCAAAAGCAatacatgaagatgatgataactTCTTGTTCTCACGTAGTATGCATGTTAAAATTGCTGCAATAGCAGCACCCATTGAATGCCCAATGATCTAAAATGGAACAAAGATGATATTATTTTGGTCAGCAAATATCTTGATGGAGCAATGATATTCTCTTGTGAGACTTCATCCAGAGGACTCCTCATGTCATCTGCATTACTTTTTAGTGTCGCGTCTGTGGTTACTTTACAGTTAAAGTTGCCCCATATTATTATCAAGAGACAAAATAGCAAAAATTAACACTCATCTGCCACATGTCTATTTTTTTTTGGTGAATCGTTCAAACGGAAAGCACATGTGCATAGGTTCAGAAGATATTTGATTACCTACCTTAATTCTGTAATCTggaaatagctcgactgctctgcTGATGCAGGGAATTGCCTGATCCGCAATCCAGCGAGCTGATGCAACCATTCCACAGTGTGCATGCCCAACCACTACACTCGTTCTACGGCCTTCTTGTGACACTGCATGATGAAAGGGAACTTCTGCTGCAGTTGCCGCTGTCAGGCGATCCATAACACTAATAGCCCCCCTGATGAAAAGGAGAAAGCATCGGGTACTTTCATCGCGGACAATCGTGAATTTGGGTTTCATAAGCTGCACAGAGGCACCAGCATTCACTTTAAGATGTTTCCGGTTCACAATCTGTACTAAGATGGTCAGCATTTTTGGTCAGGGTGatacatacctttgccttgcaatTCCTTGTGAGAATATCACTCTGGTCATACCCACCAAACTCTAGGAACACTTCAAAAGGCTTCTTTGAGAAGAACATGGAGAGTCTCAAGCATCTGAGAAGTGCAATGAGCTCCTGCCTTACTCCAGGACCTTCTAAGGGCACACAGTTGCTACCTGTGTACTCATGCTGCAGATTCCCCTGAAGAAAAATGAATAGTTAATCAGAGAAGAAGCAATACAGAGTATTTTCTTCAACGAAATAATAGCAACCATATTTGTTGGGTTAGTGCCATGAGTTCTTCATAACTGACAAACTTAATGGATTGTCCTCAAAACAAAAAACTAATCGGAACGCCATTTAAGATAGGTAGGCGTGTTCATTTGGCAAATACTTCGAAATGGACGTCATTTCCTTTTTCAGAGGTTCTTTCAGGAGCAGAGTACGGCTTGAGCCCTTGTTAGTCAGTAGTCAGTAAGAAACTCATATGAATCCAACATGCATTGGTATCAAAATTAGAACTCAAGCAAATCATCGACAAAATCTTTCAAATCCAAACGAAGCACATCTTTTAGAAGGGAAAATTAATGTTTCAAAGAAAAAATCAGGAGAAGGACCTGCCAAGAGTCAAAATCAACCGTGACCCAGGCCTCAGGCATTGCTGAAATCACAAACATGATCACATAGTCAACCAACCATAATACTAATATAAAGCATGATCTAAGAATCAAGTGGAATTTACAAGCCTAGATCACATATGTTTCCTCTAGCAGAGATGCCATTTGCGACTATTCCAGGAGATCGAAACATTTGATCACCTGAAGGCGCATGTAGTGGCTGATCCCGAAGGCGATGTCTCCGAGCGGCCACTTCCCCAGCGTTTCCCCGTACGCGAACCCCGCCGTCCTGGCCGCCACGGCCAT
It includes:
- the LOC127294503 gene encoding uncharacterized protein, producing MGAKRVASSAAGTAALVYVVLSGRLSSDGLEKVPTRRSGRKDVEGESEERWPEKAPASWREAMAVAARTAGFAYGETLGKWPLGDIAFGISHYMRLQGNLQHEYTGSNCVPLEGPGVRQELIALLRCLRLSMFFSKKPFEVFLEFGGYDQSDILTRNCKAKLMKPKFTIVRDESTRCFLLFIRGAISVMDRLTAATAAEVPFHHAVSQEGRRTSVVVGHAHCGMVASARWIADQAIPCISRAVELFPDYRIKIIGHSMGAAIAAILTCILRENKKLSSSSCIAFGPAACMTWDLAESSKDFVTTVVNKNDLVPSFGKVSASSLRAEVMASSWAPDLQEHIQQKRILSFVNHSVNFMRSYVSFVHNPSSKVADVESYIAKSESEDTRYIVKKHSALSCWPYVAAGKQTLEAPDTEEGTAREETEQLMEALQSAPDASQAPSHRQLYPPGRIMHMVALPEEQGGQNAGVALYETPRGMYGKIRLAGSMIRDHYMPRYVETMEMLIDRLAEDDDAPLSDTNEDVPLD